The sequence AGAAGTGGGAAAAAGGCGGCGAGCGCAATGACCGAGATGTGAAGAAGAGAGTGCAGAGCAGTGTGGATGGGAGAGGGAAGTCTTTTGCGGGTGGCGTGTAGTTTTAGTTGGcggagagaaaagagacagagagattgtgtgtgtgtgtgtgtctgtTGCCTTTGGTTGTAACTGTAAATTGGGATGCAGATCGCGCGCGGCGTGTGTGGAGGCCGAGATCGCGAGAAGGGGGGAAGAGAGGGTTCACTTTGACAGCAAGCGGGCAAGGAACAGGAACGCAACCAAGAGCGTTCAGCTTCTAACGTATTGAGTTAGTGTTCCAGTTTGTTTGCCTCTGGAGATCGATGAATCGTCCAGAGCGTTGATGGAGATGGATTGAAGAGTATAATCGTGTGTTGTTGTAGTTGTAGGAAGAAAAAGTCgctctctttttttattcggtctccctctctctctctgtcccTTGTCTGGTCGACTGACTTGCATAGATCCCCGTGACATGATGATGGGGAAGGGAATTTTCTTGTTTTGGAATTTTGCTCCGGCTCGCTccagcggcggcggcggcggcggcggttGGCCCTCTCTCGCTCGTTGGGTCGACGCGGCACTAGCTCTCGAGTTTAATTTCTCCCTCCCTTCTGTCTTGTTTTGTCTGTCGGTTGCTTTTGTGGCTCTTGCTCCACTCGAAGCCAGTTTTTGGGCCCTGCATGTGTAAATCCGGCCCACGAGAACTCGCCAGATACAGAGAACGCCAGTAACAAGGCGACGGTGAGTGGACAAGTTTCGTCGCATGAAAGTATGAATGAGGGCGATTCTGGGTAGGTTGATGAGTTACATCCTCTGTGCAGGGGCAACAATGGGAGGCTGTAGCTCCAGACGTTAACCAAACTATGTATCCCCACGTCGGTTGTGTAGTTATTATGTGCATTGTAGTACCTGCAAGCCAACTACATATTGACACAAACTTGTTGGCAGTTTGAACTCAGCTTGCTATCGCACCAGGACTTATAAGACAAGTCGAAATAAAGAGCCCGGCGACAAACAATGGCAGAGCATTATCTACATCATGATACATGTAAACGGACCTATCGATGTATCCATAGCGATGACAGCTTTATACGTTGATCTCCCGGCACTACAAAAGTATTGACTGGCTCTGGGGTACTCCGTGGCACTGTCGAGGGGaagggaaaaacaaaaattaaaataaaataaaataaaaaatatcaATAAATCAATAAATTAAAACGATAATAACAATAAATATAGCGCCGTGGAGCCAATCTTTCTGCGGATCATGATCGACGAGACTGGAGAGTAGTGGTGATGTCTTCGACTCGGTCCAAATAGCGCTACGGGCTTACCAGGTAAACCTGCgcgcccccccccccccccaacccccccaaaaaaaaaaaaaaggaaaaaaaaagctgtCAGATGAGAAATTGGTTTCGGAGACATACCGCTGCAGATGGATGGGCTCGGGCGAGAGGCGGCGGCAGCTGGACGGCGACTTATAGTTACCGCAAACCACGATTTTCTCTCCTTGCGTTCAACTCCCCTGGAATGCCACGCAGgatatatgtactccgtacagacaAGTAAAGTcgtccttttttctttttttttttttggataaAATATCTCAGACAATATATCAACTCCATCCGACATGCCCAAAAATAAAGTCTGAATCCTGGAGATACGAGATCGTGTTGTCCCTTTGAGCCTGCCATCCCCACGCTGCATCCTTCGACCATCGCTACAGCTGTGGTTGGTttggttggttggttggttggttgTGCGAGGAGGAGAGTTAACTCGCTAATTTACGCGGTTGGATTGCGCCGGCATGTCTCCCCCGTGCGGCGGCTCAGGCTCCAGTTTTCATCCCGCAGCATCTGGCGAGCTTTTTTGTCTTCCCTTACTCCCCCTTTTTCCCACCTCTTCCTcccctcctcttcttcttcttctcttcttccagcGAGACACTGGCTGCTGCTTCTGCACGCAATCCGTTTAGGGTTTGCCAGCCCCGTTGTTTTGGCTTTGCGCTAAAAACGTGGCTGAACCTTGTTCTGATCTGCTTACCTCATAACCCTGCTGATGTAAGCACATCTCGCTCGCCAATCCTGTGTCCTAGAAAGAAGAGTGAGTAGAAAAAGCAGACGGTGAGCGGTGGAGAAAAGGCGGGCAGCCGCAAAAAGGAGTTCTCGCAGGTTCGCTGGGGGGATCGAGTTGCTGAAGGGCTGGATGGCGGTGTCgttttttcccccctcccctcTGTTTGTGTGTTGACAGACCGACTTTTGCTCACTTCGCTGAATATCTGTGGTTGTTCAAGTCACTCCCTAGTAGCCTCGTTCAATCGTTATGATTTAGGGATAGCAACTCGCGCTAGCGCGGGGTTACCAATTGCAATGTGGCAAGGAGATTAACTCCCTCTGGAGACTTAATATCATTCCTTCTGAGATTCCATCATCCGCTTAGGTATAATGTAACTGCATCAGGGGATATGTGACCAACCATACAGTAAGAAGCGTGGTCATCGACTCTATGCGCTATGACTCCCTCAGATCTATAACTATATATTACACCTCTTTATCAATAATACTACTAGGATTAACTAGGTATGTAACCTGGCTGCGGAGGAAGGATCAGCTTCCTATCATCAATTACGTCGATACCCCGTCTTCATCTTTTGTTCAATACTCGGTccttctacggagtatatctATGAACAAAACCCCTCGAAtcttgtccttttttttggccctTTTCTTACCCCCTTCCAAGTGGCTTGCTAATAGTCAATTCATATTTCCCGGTCCTAAGCGGCTGAGGGCCAATCGGAGATATTGTGTTAACCCCCTGGTAACTGATGGAGAAAATGTATCGAAACCAGGTCTTAATTTTGAGTTACCTGTCCGGTGGAAATTTGAGAAAGCGGGAAACaagggagaaagaagaaggaaaaagaaaagaagaaaaaaagaaaaagaaaaaggaacaACGCCCCGAGGGTGGTAGGCCGGTTGGGAATGGAGTTCGCGTGCAACCTTCCCCGCTGCCGTCTGATGAAGCCTGTGTGTCGGTGCCTGAGATTCAGTTCGGATGTATACATGCATGTGTGGACAGGATATATGATCTGGAATCATTATCCATAGTGGCATGtccttaaaaaaaaaaaaaaaaaaaaaaaaagaaattaaatTATAATTGTTATGGGGGCATTAATGATACTGGTGCTGAAACTCCGTGCTCCATACGTGAGTGCATATTTATACATACTCCATGGATGGACCGTGGTACTCCGGATATAGTTAGGTATCAATTGGTAACACATTAAATGAGTCGTGGAGAACAGATCTCAAACAGAACCGCTTTTGCCGGGAAAGTTGAGCCGAGTGGAAACAAAAACAATGCAAGAACCCTAAAAAAGATCGCATCAACAGAGTACAAATACAACAAAACGCGGAGGGGAAAAAGCAACTTGGAGAGTAagttaaagaaaaaaaaaagcccccCCGTCACCGGCAAGGTGGCATGGAGCTTCCACGCCTTCCCGATCTCCCGTGGTGTCTCCTGCTCCCGTAATCCTGGAGGCTAGTTCGACTGCCACCATCCAAGCCACATCCATATATCCGTGGATGTCCGATCGGCGACGGGCGTCTTATTCCGTGTAAATCAGCCTCCCGCCTCTCTTGCGCTTCCTCGTCTTCTTCGTAGGGAACAAGTAGACTTCGCGATCTTGGCCGGGAGAGCGACGATCGTGATCGTATCTGGCGTAATGTATGCATTGAGATCGTGTGACCCGCGAGCGGGGAGGCGGTAACCGTTGTTCCGGGCATGGCCAGTGGAGGGGCAGATGGGCTGTCGGAGCGGAATAGGGGATGGATATTATGTTCGCCTGCGTCGGTGTTGCGCCGAGAGCTCGCGACACTCAAGGCCGGTGAGGGTGCTCTGATGCTCCTGCAGTCCGATATAATGGGACGTTCGAAAAGGGAGTCTGGGGACTGGTCTCGAGAACGGCTCCGGGACTGGCTTCGCGAATGACGATGGAAGCTTGTCGTCGACGGATGAGTGGAGTCAAGCTTCACCAGCTCGTCATGAAGACCGGGGACGCGCCGCGAAAATCTTCGGACCCAAGTCTGAGAATCGAGAGATGCTCGATTTTCCCTTTCATTTAACGTCTCGGGGCCGGACTCCAAGTCCTCGGATAGGCGAGATAGTCTAGCTTTCGATAACGTCGATGATTCTGAGCTCGCCTTCTTATGAATTCGGGGGTCGTGCAAGGACTGGCGCTGCTCGGTTGAGTGGCGCAAAATTTCGGTCTTATCGTCATCTAACCTTGTGGGAGCCCTTGTTTTCACCCTATTGGTGCAAGGGAAATGCCAATTCGGCTCTTGTCGACTGATTTTTCGGTCCAAATATAACAAAGCCCCAAAGCACACAGCCTGTAAGAAAGCTGTCACTCCCCAAAGGGGACACCAAAGCGAAAATAGCCTTCGAACTTCTTTTTGCTGCTCTGTACTTTCAATATCCCCAAGCCGTGTCGAGCTAAATCCGAGAGCCATCGCTACAACCATAGCCATTAAAAAGAGGATAAGCCCTAGTATGATGAACAGCCGGGCTTCCAGCTTTCTCCTAAGGCGGATACCCTTCCTGATTCGCTGTCGGCATATGATGATCAAAACTCCTTGAACCCCGCAGCTCAGCGCGCAGCCCGTTACACTGGCAACCTGAAGACCCCCCAGATCCGGCAGTTCTCGACATATCGCTTTCGCGAAGATGCCATTTGCTACCGTGGATAAAAGACTGAATACGGTGGATAGGGTACCGGTAACATATATCAGTCCTATCCTTGCCATTGTCGGCTGGAAATCTGAGGAAGTGGGCAAATCTGAAAAAGGCCTAAAATTATAGGGACGGAACAAAGCTCAGAGATATGTCTTTGGAGGTTGCGCTTTTAAATTTCTCCTAATCCGACAGGATGTAGGGTATCCTTCCCCCAAACGACCTCGCCAGACAAGTATGGAAAATCAATTTCAACAATGCATTTCACCGGGAAATTGTATGTCAAAATACGCAAATATTCAAAGCGGACTGCCGCACAATATGCAGGTAGGAATCGTGTGCCTTATTGTGGCGTGGCGACTTGGAAACGCGCAGATAACTTCGACGAAACGGGCTCAACACGGAAAAAAGGAACCTGCCTTATAAACGAATGGAGAAGATAGTGGCTGAAGAGAGTGTTAGGGGAGCAATATCCAAATGTGAATGAGAAGCCGCCTGCAACTGACAACCAGGTCAGTGGAATTGGATAGAATAAGAAAAGCAGCGAGGGTAAGGATCCCATTGCCATGTCAGGCCCATGAATCATCTGTCAGCTATATGTATTCAGCTCCACAGTAATTATAGCTGGGCCAGCCAAGAAGAGAATTCGGCCTGTCGAGACGGCGTGCCCTGACTATCCGAAGCTGTAACAGCCGGACTGCTGCGCCAGAGCACGCGGTGTCACAGAGCCACACAGTGTCAGGATCCTTGACTGGAAATATCGGAAATTCAATTGTGACTCTTATTGTCATCATTCGCAATCAAAAGATCCAGATTGTTGGATGGTATTTCTGGGTTGGTGCTGGAAACATCGTCCGAGAACACCGCCCAGCTTCGGCTCGCCGACAGGGAGGCGGGAACCTCTAATTTCCGACTTTATGCCTTGCTGATAGGGGGTTCATTCATGTCTTGTCGGTACAGAATCCGGAGGATGTCCATAGATTCTCCAAGTTTGAGGATTGATCCGGTGATGTACCCAGCTGCCACATGGCGTGCATTAGGCTGGTTGCGTTGGTGCAACTTCGAATTTTGAGGAGTGTTGAAAAGCTGTGATGGACGAACATGTTCGTTTTGGGGGCGGGGTGCGTGGTCGGAAACAGCTGCAGATCAAACACCGGCCGTTTGCAGGCTCTTGGCTTCGTAACGGACAACCAATTGAGCCGGATCACCGTGTTCTCGAATCGTTGAAACCGCGACGCTTGCAAGGATGGGGGTTATCTGAGACGAAGCCAAAGTTTTTCTACGAACCAATGCTTGTGCGTCTGACAAAGAGCTCGTCCACAAGGAGCTCTTGTTTCTTCAACTCGTGTTTCTGGCACGGAAGCTCACTAACTAGTaccactactccgtactccgtactcatTATGGCATACAAAAAGCCGTGCTTGCTTGCGTGAAGATGTCAATTCCCCCACACATTTCGAGCCAGCTGTTGGCTTCCTCGAGCAAAGATGAACTATGCTAAAGGCACATTCGCGAATTCAGTTCTCAAGAAAGCCCGAAGCTCACAGAGACCAGCTTGCAGCACTTCCGTTTCTGACACATATCCAATCCGAACATATCCTTTAAACTCTTCGCCAAAACATTTACCGCCCGGCACGAACATGACACCCCTTTTCTCCTGGAGCACATGGCAGAACGTGGCGTCGTCGATTGGTTTCCCATCCCTCGAGAACCTCACGAACGCGGTAGTGCCAGCCCGAGGCACCACCCACTCGCACACATCTTGATGCTCATCTATGAAATCTTTCAGTATAGCcagatttttctttgctaGATTGAGATTTCGATCCAAAAGCTTCTCTACATGAGGAGACTCCAGGGCAAATGCGGCAATCCGGTCATCCACCTGGCTCACGGAAATTGTGGTATAGTCTCGCGCGCTTGCGCAATCTTCGATGATAGCCTTGCTTACGCTCGCAATCCATCCAACCCGAATTCCGGCTAGCGCGAAGGCCTTGGACATGGATCCCGTGACAATGGACCGCTCGTAGCCCAAGGAGAGCAGGGAAGGCGGCCATTCACTTTTGTCCAAGGTGTGGAACAGCGGCCGATAGACCTCGTCGCAGAGGACAAACATTGAACCTTGTCTAGCGATATCTACAAGTCCTGTGAGGATGTCCTTCGAAATCAATGATCCGGTTGGGTTTTGTGGGTTGCTTGTGATGTTTGACCGTGGTTAGCAATCGTATCCTCCGATGGAGCGAAATAAAACGGGAGCACGGAGTACCAACTTCACAATGATCATCTTCGTATTAGGCCGAACTAGGTCTTTCAATTCCTTGAGGTCAAGTTGCCATCCATCATCGCCGCTCGTCTTCCACAGACTAACCTCTGCGCCTAGCGACTCTGGCACCGAATACAGCTGCTGATACGTGGGATAGTGGCATATAACATGATCCCCAGGCTGAACAAGCGTATAGAGTAGTAAGAAATTTGCCTGGATTGCTCCCGACGTAATCAGAATGTTCTCAGGCGACACCGTTGTCGTTGAGTTGCCCGTAGAGTATAGTTTAGCCAGATTCGAGCGTAGCTCCTCCGACCCACGGATCGCCCCGTATGTTAACTTTGTAGATGTCGAGAGCGGATTCCGCGACGGGTCTTCTGAAAATGAACGGAGATCATCGATGGAGATTGATGCGCTGCATGTTTCTGCGATGTTGTATTTTGCCCATGTTTCGTATTTGTCCATCCACTATGATAACGGAATGAGTATTTATTAGTATATCGGGGTGTCTAATGGGCCTTACTTGCTCTACGGCGAAAGGAGTGATTTGGACCATGGCTGCTATCTGATGGCGGGGAGTCGATTGCGGGGAGTTATCAGCGGTCTGCGTCGGGTTCGGGTGTCACAAAAATGAACAAAACTTTAAGTCATAAACGTCCGGATAGCTACTTAAAATATTTTCTGGTTCGTGCCCCGTCGCTACTCGAACTCTCAATGGGTTGGTCACAGGGAAGCTCtcctttatttcttctgggAAGTTAATCTAAATATGCCCTTTCCGAGTCACTCAGGTCGTCGAAACGACGCCCTGCCTTTGACAAGTCTTGGGCGTGCGGCTGATAAAAATGAACAAGTTGGATAGCCCATTCCGAATTTTTAGTGCCTAGAATAGCTATCTCGAAAGCAAGGGAAATATAGATGTGTCAGTTTCTCACGATACAACTACCTGGCAGCATTGAATGGAGCGTTATCGAATGTTGGGTCTTTTACAATCAGTTTTAGATTAACTCACTCATGGACCTTCAGGCCTCGCTGCTTTGGTGAGGTTAAGGGTAACTAGAAACAATTAGCATTGGATTAGATCAGACGCTTGACGCTACGCGAAGTTCGGATGCTATTCTTCCATTAGCCCGCCCCTCTCCTGATTGCATCCTGTGAGTGGCGTATGAGCCAACCAACTCGGATCCCACGGATCCTCCAAAACTCCAAGATGTCGAAATGCCAAAAGTTGGAGTGACCCATTGCCTTCATCCTGATAAGGATAACCCTGGCCATAATACCAATGCGTGAAACTCTCGCAGTTTTCTTCCTCACAATAGACAACCTCGCGGGCCTCCGCATCTTGGAATAATTCGGCACTACGGTTATAGTTTCTGGGTTCGGCATCTTTGCAATCAAGCACATCTCTATTGTATATATCGGTGATCCTAGGATCGTTCAGCGGCAGATGCGGGCAAATCCGGATATCGCTGTGGCTAGCCAAGCACTCTTCAATGTGATTTCGATCCGGAAGACCCTCACCCTCCATAACGTCGCAGATATTGACGATGGTTAGAATTCCCATGCCGGGTCTGTCACGCGAGACAACAAAGTGATGATCAATGACTACACCGGAACCAGTGTCTCGTGGGAAACAGCACGCCTCTCTGGATGTCCAGCCATGATTGGAATACGGAAGCGATTGGCGTAACATCTTGTTCGTCTGTTGCGCATCCCGGAAGCTCAGAGAGTGGTTGGGACAAAGAGGGAATATTGGTATTGTCGAAACGCACCACCGCAAGAATGGCTGCTGTCGCAATTCGTCCGGCGGGAACATAGTTTCCGGATGGTCCGTTAAACAACCTCGACAGGCAAATGTACGGATGATCTGGTCTCTCTCAAGCAGGCAAAGTGTCTCAAAGCGCTCTACCGGGAAGAATTCGATGTTTTTCAGCCAGGTGTAGCTCAAGTGATAAAACTTATGGCATGTATATGCGAGCATTTTCGCACTGGCGGGCGGAAGATGCCGTGTAACTTCCCAGAGGAGCTCTAATGGGAGGCCTAGGAGATGGGGTTGCGTTGATTTAGCATTGTTGGTGTCTCTCAGTGACACTAGGCACTGCTCGGCCAATTCGAGGAAGAGGCGGCGTTGGTCTAAAAGAGAGAAGCGCGACATAACTGGCATATCCGCAGTATTCATATgcgaggaaagaaaaggaccAGACCACGAGATAGTTGGAGCAGGACAGCTTGGTtatgagaagaagaagacagaAAGCATGGTCACATTAGGGTGTAAATATTAATGCCTCTGGTTATAAACCCCACCACAGCATTTTGACAAACTTGAAGAATTGCAGTTGCGATCCGACGGGCAAAACCCTTCAGATAGGCGTTGATTGTGTTTGATAACCTCCATGCTGGCTTTGTTCTCCGTGTTCAAGAGAATTTGGGCAAGGAGCATCGTGCGCTCGGTGGCGTTGAACCCATTAAAAGGCACTATTCGCCGTGGCCAATGCCGTGAAATATAACTCTTGCTCTGGGTAGCGAGGCAGTGAAGGAATTCTCCGACAACAATGACTTATTGCCT is a genomic window of Coccidioides posadasii str. Silveira chromosome 3, complete sequence containing:
- a CDS encoding uncharacterized protein (EggNog:ENOG410YB1D~TransMembrane:3 (n9-20c29/30o39-63i83-104o124-148i)) is translated as MARIGLIYVTGTLSTVFSLLSTVANGIFAKAICRELPDLGGLQVASVTGCALSCGVQGVLIIICRQRIRKGIRLRRKLEARLFIILGLILFLMAMVVAMALGFSSTRLGDIESTEQQKEVRRLFSLWCPLWGVTAFLQAVCFGALLYLDRKISRQEPNWHFPCTNRVKTRAPTRLDDDKTEILRHSTEQRQSLHDPRIHKKASSESSTLSKARLSRLSEDLESGPETLNERENRASLDSQTWVRRFSRRVPGLHDELVKLDSTHPSTTSFHRHSRSQSRSRSRDQSPDSLFERPIISDCRSIRAPSPALSVASSRRNTDAGEHNIHPLFRSDSPSAPPLAMPGTTVTASPLAGHTISMHTLRQIRSRSSLSRPRSRSLLVPYEEDEEAQERREADLHGIRRPSPIGHPRIYGCGLDGGSRTSLQDYGSRRHHGRSGRRGSSMPPCR
- a CDS encoding uncharacterized protein (EggNog:ENOG410PHWC~COG:E), with protein sequence MFVLCDEVYRPLFHTLDKSEWPPSLLSLGYERSIVTGSMSKAFALAGIRVGWIASVSKAIIEDCASARDYTTISVSQVDDRIAAFALESPHVEKLLDRNLNLAKKNLAILKDFIDEHQDVCEWVVPRAGTTAFVRFSRDGKPIDDATFCHVLQEKRGVMFVPGGKCFGEEFKGYVRIGYVSETEVLQAGLCELRAFLRTEFANVPLA
- a CDS encoding uncharacterized protein (EggNog:ENOG410PHWC~COG:E) produces the protein MVQITPFAVEQWMDKYETWAKYNIAETCSASISIDDLRSFSEDPSRNPLSTSTKLTYGAIRGSEELRSNLAKLYSTGNSTTTVSPENILITSGAIQANFLLLYTLVQPGDHVICHYPTYQQLYSVPESLGAEVSLWKTSGDDGWQLDLKELKDLVRPNTKMIIVKLVLRAPVLFRSIGGYDC
- a CDS encoding uncharacterized protein (EggNog:ENOG410Q55I) — its product is MNTADMPVMSRFSLLDQRRLFLELAEQCLVSLRDTNNAKSTQPHLLGLPLELLWEVTRHLPPASAKMLAYTCHKFYHLSYTWLKNIEFFPVERFETLCLLERDQIIRTFACRGCLTDHPETMFPPDELRQQPFLRWCVSTIPIFPLCPNHSLSFRDAQQTNKMLRQSLPYSNHGWTSREACCFPRDTGSGVVIDHHFVVSRDRPGMGILTIVNICDVMEGEGLPDRNHIEECLASHSDIRICPHLPLNDPRITDIYNRDVLDCKDAEPRNYNRSAELFQDAEAREVVYCEEENCESFTHWYYGQGYPYQDEGNGSLQLLAFRHLGVLEDPWDPSWLAHTPLTGCNQERGGLMEE